From uncultured Roseateles sp., the proteins below share one genomic window:
- a CDS encoding 16S rRNA pseudouridine(516) synthase encodes MNLAQILFTQGFGTRRICAGLIQHGEVAIDGAVIDDPHHEVEPKGLIFRVSGKDWPYFEKALVLLNKPTGYECSQKPKHHPSVMSLLAAPLRERDMQPIGRLDEDTTGLLLFTDDGKLIHKLTSPKHHVPKVYEAQCKHPVTDEQVAALLAGVELREPDAKPHHKPEQVRAEGAERFDTHGLRLTLTEGKYHQVKRMVAAVGNRVEGLHRSAFGTLVLPSDLAPGQWRFLPGPEVLY; translated from the coding sequence ATGAACCTCGCCCAGATCCTGTTCACCCAAGGCTTCGGCACCCGCCGCATCTGCGCCGGGCTGATCCAGCATGGCGAGGTGGCCATTGACGGTGCGGTGATCGACGACCCGCACCACGAGGTCGAGCCCAAGGGCCTGATCTTCCGGGTCAGCGGCAAGGACTGGCCCTATTTCGAGAAGGCCCTGGTGCTGCTGAACAAGCCCACCGGCTACGAGTGCTCGCAAAAACCCAAGCACCACCCCAGCGTGATGAGTTTGCTGGCCGCACCGCTGCGCGAGCGCGACATGCAGCCGATCGGCCGCCTCGACGAAGACACCACCGGCCTGCTGCTGTTCACCGACGACGGCAAGCTGATCCACAAGCTGACCAGCCCCAAGCACCACGTGCCCAAGGTCTACGAGGCGCAGTGCAAGCACCCGGTGACCGACGAGCAGGTGGCGGCCTTGCTGGCCGGCGTGGAGTTGCGCGAGCCCGATGCGAAACCGCACCACAAGCCCGAGCAGGTGCGCGCCGAGGGCGCCGAGCGCTTCGACACCCACGGCCTGCGCCTGACCCTGACCGAGGGAAAGTACCATCAGGTCAAACGCATGGTCGCGGCCGTCGGCAATCGCGTCGAGGGCCTGCACCGCAGCGCCTTCGGTACGCTGGTCTTGCCTTCAGACCTGGCACCGGGGCAGTGGCGCTTCCTGCCTGGGCCTGAAGTCCTGTATTAG